The nucleotide sequence agcagcagtcaataaggtacggatagctgtgatgatagcctacctccgataggagacggaactacaaaaataagaagaaatCTTCCAGATGTTTACTACTGTGCTATCAATAAGATTCATAAATAGAGGCCACCACCATTTCTCTCCCTTTATTCTGATTCGGTAATTAGTAATACCATTATCATTCAAATCGTGCAAAAGAAGACGaagtttcttatttttttcactttttccagATTTCTTTTATATTGCACAAGAAAGTTCTGTGCTGTTTATAGTTTGTTTCTACAAAAAGCAATTTTTAATCCATTTATAAATCTGGAGACATATAAGAACTTAAATTTAACCGGACAGTCCAGACGTGCAAAAACGTGTGTGTATTGTAAACTAACCTctaatatctacaaaacgaaccGCAGCGCCAACGATTAAACACTCGTATAAATTCTCATTAGGCTATCTGGAAAATCAAATTATTATACGATTTGATAATACATTCCCTTGGCTGAACTTTGCCACTCCCCGTCCATATATTTGCAAGGTAATTCGTTCTTGCTCGGGCCATGTTGCTCAACAAGCGCGTCTGCTCTTTCCTTTTGCGAACTCACCTTTGTCCAGCACAGAACTAGGAAAGTTTTGCTATTGCACCAGTCAACAAAGGTTATGTTGTTTctgtaatatatttttttgtaagcatttattaacaatcagaattacatattattctatgagttaatttgataataagtacaataatttatatcaactatagtattgtacactaaaatggcgttatgaggtacatcacccagcggtttcacctcagtttcaccgaagatctatgggccataatcttcgcaatttTCTTTTGGTTAGTGGCTGCAATAGTGGTAATATTAATTAGTTGGGGTGGCCTTCCAATTTCTCATGGTATCTGTTGGCTCTTttttgaattactgtgctgactaacgggatgtttaggtctctaTGAAGGGTTtagttggaaatgtaccacgggacatttgcgatggtgcgtagaatttttgattgagttctttggataatttttgtatttgattTGCTAGCACATCTCCATATTTCTATACCGTAGGTTCATATAGGTTCGATGCCTGTTTTATAAATGAACAGTTtattctcaattgagagtcgagattttccaCCTATAAGCCAATTAGTTTCTTTCACTTTCAACtcaatttgcttcttcttcttctttaaaatgtgttgtttccagtttaattaacatcaagatgaagccccatgTATTTGACTATATTATGTTGGGGTATGTTGACTttattaaggctaatatttgggcattggtctttccttagtgtgaaagttatatgtgttgatttagtttcattagcttttatgttccatttctttaaccactgtacaatttggtctaggtgttcttgaagttttaatacttcagctgttggatcctcttcagttgtaaatattgctgtgtcatcagtgaaagttccaatggtggtttgtggagaggttggtaaatcggatgtgtacagtacataaagaagtggatcCAGTttactaccttgtgggactcctgattgaattttgttacggtttgatagttcatcctccactttagtttcaaattctgtGTGATTTAGATACGAATTTAAcaagtcaaagtatttgttggaTAGTTAGGTCAATAAATACTAAGCGAGTCTGAAGAATAAATTCAAGTTTCAATCTTTTCCTACGTCCTACCAAGGGCGCCCCCAGGGAGGGGCCAGGTGGGGCCATCGCCCCCCCTGAGAATTTGGCGAAagcgtgtaaaaaatatttagctctctcttactttatattataaaataaattccatATTAATCATAATCGCTCACGAGATATGCcagtttaaatgtattttttctcaATCCCTTATCCCTTCTGACTGAGACGCATATGTTTGGATGGAACCGCATCGTTTTCGGTGCACATGCCGCATGCACTGATGATGTCCGGTCTAGGCTTATCCAGTTGAGAAATGAAATAGGTGGGCTGAACGGCCGATCTGATGCGTCTAGTAGTACGGTAGTGCTCACAATTTATATACTGTTATTCATAGAACTTATATTAACGTGTTAAAAAGGTTTTTTATGCAACGTgtaagtattatataatatactttaTTTCTCACTTGACCTTAAATAAAATAGGCTTATTTTTACGAGGTAGTTATCTATTGTGTGTAAaggtaaaaaatacttttttatgaattaaaataacATCATTTGCATCTATGAAGTACaattacaatatttatttcaaaaattgtgCTTGAagtaataacattttttataagtaCCCTTCCTACTTTAAGAAAATAAGTTATTCCTGTATCGCAGTTGAGATATTCAACTGTGCAAGGTAGGTACTTtaatctacaaattttaattaacTTAGATGAATTTTTTACTTCTctaaaaggttttaaaaatatttttcaatgcaaCTAAATTATCCATTTGGTCTTATTCTGTCCATTTATCGGCCTACTCCCCGGTTAAATGCGTTAATTTATTTGACACCTAACACTTAGCTGATTGAATGCATCAACTTAATTAGCCTACTGTATTTGTAGAAAAATGGACATAAGGAAGTTCTTTAACAAGCCAAACAAGCGGCTCAACATTGATGATGGATCTGACATACCGAACAGTATCGAAAACAGTAGTATAGTATGCAGTCAAAATGATTTAGCTGTAGCAGGGCCATCTAGCTTGGAGTCAGCTGTATCCGCCTCTCAAAGAGAAACTAACGTTGTAACGGCCACCGCATCGGATAATTTTGCGATTGTTGAAGACAGTTTAAATTTTGATGTTGGGAACTACCTTGATACTAATAAAATTTGTAGCTTGAACGATCGCGTGAAATTTACTTTGTTAACAAACCCATGGAAGCCAGATAAATGTTACAATTTCAAGTATGATATTGACGATGGCAAACGACCATTTATCCATGAATGGTTAAATACGTACCCCTGGTTAGCTTATTCAAAAGAAGTTAAAGGTGGGCTATCAAGTTGTGTGTACTGTTTAGGCCCCGCGTAACCCATGGTAGTTATCAAAGCGGCTTTATAAATCGCCCATTCACCAATTTCAGAAAGTTTCATGAAAATGCGAAATCGCATATGAACTCTGAATGGCACAGACAAGCATCTGAAAACTCAAGTAACTTTATATctgtcatgaaaaattaaaagaaaaatgttGAATGTCTTGCAAATTATGGTTTGGCCAAGCAAATTGAATCGAACAGAGCGAAACTAAAATCCATTGTTTCTTCAATTTTGTTTAGTGCACTACATGACTTACCATTAAGAGGTCATACCAATGAGGATGCTGTGTTCAATAACCTTTTACATTTTAGGAAAGAAGCTGGTGATTCTGTTTTAGAAGACCATGTGAAAAATGCGCCGAAAAATGCAATGTACATTTCCCATAGGACACAAAATGAGATCATTGATTTATGTGCAACGGTTTTAAGAGACGAGTTAGTTACAAAAATCAATGATAAtgaaatattttccattttagcaGACGAAACAATGGACATTACTGGTACAGAGCAACTCTCTCTGGGCGTGAGATATTTTGATAAAAGTGAAAATTGCATCAGAGAAGACTTCCTTGGTTTCACCCCATTAAAAAGTTTAGATGCTGAACATATAGCAAATGCTATTACTTTAACATTAACAAATTGGGGCTTGAACTTGGAAAATGCAGTTGGCCAAGGATATGATGGTTGTAGTACAATGGCTGGGGAAATAACTGGAGTACATAAAAGAATAACTGAGAAATACCCAAAAGCTCTATATTTTCATTGCGCCAGTCATCGGCTAAATTTAGTAGTCAATGATTTAAATGGCATACCACAAATCAGGAATACAACTGGCACAGTTAAAGAAGTTATAACATTTTTTCGGCAGAATGGCCAAAGAAGGGCAATAGTGGGAActcttcaaaaactatgtgaaaccaGATGGACCGAAAAATATAAAGCAATTCGAAAGTTTAGTGAGCAGTTTGTTAGCATCGCTGAAGCACTTCAGACTCTATCGACTGAAGGTAACCGTGACACAAGGCAGAAAGCTTTCCAGCTTCATTGCGCAGTTACAAATACAGCATTTGTGATATGTCTACATGTGATTGCCAAATACTCTGCCAAGTTAGAAATCGTTACGCAAATGTTACAAGGTGTCAGTGTAGATATTTTGAAGATATCAAAACACATTTAGAAGGTTACTGAGCTATTCAGTTCAGACCGACAAAATGGAGAAAAAGAGTTTGATAACATTATGGCAAATGTTGAAACAGCAAACAAGCTTGGAATCGAGCTCACATGTCCTCGTGTTGCTGCGAGACAGGTTCACAGACCAAATCACTCTACCCAGACTATCAACGAATACTATCGAAAGTCCATTTTCTTGCCTTATTTGGATTCTTTGGTTCAATCGTTGAAAGATAGGTTTTCAGATAGAAACAAACCATCATTTGAAATTTTCAATCTGCACCCTAAAATCATGAAAGATCTTTCTAAGGAAGATTTTGAAAAGTctattaacaatataaacagcACGTATTGTGAATTGTTAGACAACTTTAAGGAGCAATCAATTCTGTGGTTCGACCTTTGGAAAAACACGGAGATAGATGCCAAAGCCTTGGAAAAACTGAACTTAATAGAGGTTCTTGAGCATGAGCATGCCTGCTTTTTGCCGTCAGTAGCAAAAGCCATCCAAATAGCTCTTTGTCTGCCACCAACAACTTGCACCATCGAGCGATCATTCAGGTAACTAACTATAATTTTATTACGTTATATTCTTATCCATGTGTTTCAGTTCTTCTAAAACTTACATTACAATATAACAACCTCGATACTTTTTTACAGCACTCTCAAACGTGTGAAGACCTGGATAAGGAATACGATGTCGAACAATCGTCTAAGTGGGCTATGCTTGTTATCTGTACacagaagaaaaataaaagaaaatatagaaaACTTCATGCAGAAAGTAATTGATTTATTTGCGATAGACACCAGAagaattcaattattatttaagtAACATTTTACTGACACTAACCGTGTTGCGTTTTAAACAGCAaaacaatttttcttttattttttgtttcaataccCTTTGCTCCCCCTGAGGAAATATCCTGTGGGCGCCCTTGCGTCCTGCTACATATGTACTTGTTTCAAGGCATGCTTTCCATACAAGATCTTGACGGTCTCAAACCATTTTGTTCTTCAACTTATTATATCTCTTGCTAAGAACTATAGTTTTAACTTTTTTTGCTGTCGTGGAATAGAAGGTCATGGTATGATATAAGAAATACTCTAAAATGGTAGGAAAGAAGTTCACAACGAACCTTTGGTGcatgttttattaaataattgAGAATAACTTGAATTGATATCCATACACTAGAAGTAAGTCGATAGATACACTTGAAGTATAAGTGTTTTTCCAGCGCGTTTCATCTATTTTTCATTGCTTGATTTAGATAACTCTACGGATGCGTTAATGTTCTTGCATTTATTGTCTCAGATGACATTTATGattattgtggcttatttcccaatcaaaatagttaattataaaaatgccacaaggaaatagcttcagaacaacattaagtgaCATTTATGACTACGCATTTCTCTCTTGATTTTATTTTGAGTACAAACGCCTGTCATCTATATCTTCCATCTATAGCCATTTATGGTATGCCTGATTTTTGCCTTATCTGGAATTTTCAATTTCCGGAGTCTACCAGAGTTCTCTTTTTAGTTGTGAAGCAGGCTCACCTAGTTCACAGATGGGTTCAGAATAGAAGGGCAGGTGCTAGAGTGTACAGTGGTAGAATTGGATTTAATTCCCATGCATGCCTTTAAGCCGAGGTCTTTGCGATCCGGGTATGTGCTCAGGAGATAATAGATTGATAGGGCTTGCTCAGGCAGAACCATCTCTATCTGCTGTGGCAATCAGCAGGGAGCGCTAAGGGATTTGGAAGTACCCATAGTCAGCTCTAAGCTGTAATTATGTAGGTCATAGCCGTGATGTTCTATTTTGCTACTTTTCGGATGCACCGGTAAGCTACATTCTTCAGAGATTAAAGAGgtccatttccaaatgccactccaaagtccatatcaatctgcaaaagtggaaatagaagtacaacttatttttatagaaatccaacaaaacaatttataaatagttaaaaatatatgtaaatacataccttagaaaaacCAACCAAATCACTGGTGCCAAACACCActcctcagagtctgcagggtcactgtctgctaggaggctgcaactgttgtcacgtgatttttttacaTCAATAAAAACACTTAgagagttttaagaaatgtatcggtttatATACAAGATCATTGCTACAATgaattgatcattgattcaggtatattacattaatacaatgattgcgttacatcaaaacaatgtatcgagttattaatcaaagtcgaaaacattgatttgatgttacgaaaacattgattcaataaacaagttcgtaatttaaagaacactgtagattagtgcaacgttttatattcattaatttaaccgcataatcctatgtataatttcatatatacaatgaacaaattattagtattttgaaaaaagtcattggatagcTAAAAAGATTTATTGGAataatgattctattcattattttttaatgaatagaattacattgtaataatgaatatggtcgttacttaatgactacatgtttatagtattaacgaaattttcattgaatcaatgtaaaaaaagtcaatgattggcgttcattggtacaatgtacaatatttttttcagtgcaAAATTAAAGAAAGTTACTTGCAATATCGTTCCCTCTGATGTAGGTTGGTACTTGCCATTGCGGTCGTAAGTTTGTCTGTAGTCCTCTCCAACAATAAGGATAAGagattaaccctcgtaaggcggttcggggtgcagctgcaccccagacctcgtttttctcaactatctttttaaaataattttttttatttttgttcatttttttattcgcattaaattcaattctaaacacaTTACATCCATTGCAGCATCTAAAACGCTTTACGTTTACttgattttttggaaaaatgactgtcgtgtgcaaatgatgaaaatttcacaTCCTGAATTCGACGTTTCTAGTGTTCCACTTGGAGCTAACGgagctacgggacaaggtcggtgttacttatgtcagagaaaaaagaccgaaagtcccgacataactgtatgatgtgtaaaaactttgtgttgctcacactgtgaaaaatttcatgtgtttatctttcaacgataataattttttttaagaagaaacgggtactttgtttgtaaaattatgtttcatactataataaacaagtcctaattattattcaaattaatttccccgacgttcacatataatAAAAATGGACATACAAATGGGGtacaaatgcaccccgcaccgttgttgacgtaagaatctaagcaccgctttACGAGGGTTAAGTGTGCAAACAAAATACTAATAAAGTTTATAATATAGtagttgtttattaaaaaaatgaattgaaATGGTTTGATAAAACTAAGTCCTTCGCGAGTACGATTGTTCGAAAGAaagaataaaaagtttattatgaGTACCCAGCGACCTGGACTGCATTGATGAGTAGAGCTACATAGATCTGGTTTAGCTCAACTGGAACTGTTGTTGCCCAACACTTTTCACTTAAAACTTTACAATTGTTTGAACTAGAGTACTACTTCACAACATTTTATAATATGAGAATAGAAttccaaagtttttgttttattttagtaaaaaagTAACTGCTATTTATTGATTGTTATTAAACATTAAACATCCCACATTGGAACGATATAAACACTGTTCATTTGAACGTagtcaaatttttgtttaaaGAAAATGAGTTTTTTTTATCTTCTTATGAAGTTGGAGAGACTCGTTCCGCGAACTTGTATCCATTTCTTCTTAAGAACAACATAACGAAGCTATTCTTTCTAATACACTAGACTTAGACAACTACACACAAAATATACTATCGTGGTATTCACTGTAACCAACATTTGTTTTCTCACCAAGAAAACATACTGAAAAAAGGAGATCACTCCATCTGATAACTCACTAGACCTAATCGGTCCGTGACTCTATACTCTCGTAGATGTTGACTCCTTGTTCTGGTCCCAATTTTAGACAAGGTTTTATCTCTCCAAAACAGAATTTACCTCCCATTCTACCAGCATCCGATCGTTTATCCAATGGAAAGCCAATCAAAGTTTATCCTAAGAACATCCCACTAAGAGTTGTAAACCAATCAGATATACTCATTTTCCGTAAACAAGTCTTGCGGTTCTCACCAAGAAATTGCTGGCTCAGTTCTAACGGAGAATCTCAACTCAGGCACTTGAAAGACCTTATCGCAACTATGGAATTTATTATATCAACATTCTAGCTCAAACCAGGCTTTTTGTCTCGAAAACGTATTCACAACGTATTCTTTCTGAGTATTTCGACGGCAAACGAAAATTAGAATATCATCACATATCGTGggatatattaaaaaagtttcgcGGTATAACACTTGCATTTAATTAATTCGTCACCACAGGACCGGCCTGATATATTTATAAGACGATGAATTTGAGACCGTTACACGCTGGCGAATAGGGTTAACTTAGTATGATCAGACAAGTATGGAAGGGAACATACGGGTTCACATCTTGGCAAGACGAGGCTCATCCACTCTGCCTGTGGGACTTGAACCTGTGACTTTAATGCCCTTCAGAACTGGTTGGGGTAGTTTGAAGAAGTTCTCTTTTCTGAAGTTCTAGGGCTCCTGGGCCAGTTGTGGAGGTATGAAACAGACAAGACATAGTGAGGTTATCAAAAAGATGCGTTGCTTTGTCAGCTGGTAGTATTATGATGGACTAATCTTTTAAAGCTTTGAGATCCTCTTTACTAACATTTGCTTTTGACCATGCGTTTTTCTCCAGTTCCTTTTGCATTTCATTTTGCATTTAACTTCACTGATTATGTCTTGGGAAAGGTTGGACATGTTAGAGCATTTTTTAGACCCTTCGACAGCATGTCCCACAAAAAGGGATTCAAATATGACAATAATATCAAAAGAAAAGGGCCTGTCAGAAAAATTGAAAAGGACAGAAAACAAGTACAACATCACAACAACATTTAAATAAACCAACGCTCTGAGATGTatcctgtccaaaaccaaacccaACAACCCACAGAAAAGattcaattaaaatttttaaaatatgaaaattttacaataaatgaGCGATATGTAAAAAATCAGACGTTCTTAACAGGACTATATTCACTCCAAATCCAGTAATTAAATCCTTGCCTACATGACGTAATTGAGTTAGCCTGAATTTTCGAAGAATAGATGCAGCTCTTTATAAAATCAACTTGATTATTTTACTAATTAATATATTTCCGTTGAACGTCTGACGGCTGATTTCATTATTGCTATTTGCTCTGGGTTCGTTAACACATGTATAAAAACTGCATTTAGTCATCAGTCAAGGCTCTCATAAATTGGATCTTACTTTGTTCCTTGTTTTTTCGTTCGGATAACCCGCATTGTCTATTTCCTGACATCATTAGTACTAACATTAATTAAAATCTAAGCTGATTATTTTCTGTAGAAGGTGGAATTCAATGAACCTGTTACTTTTGAATTTCATACATACGTAtgtatatgtattatgtatttcatACAGTTGGAGTTATTTGTTTGGttatttaatttggttaattataaatatgtactacacacaccggcaaaattagccgaacacgttaaaaatgggacatgtttgatgtctcgtatttcataaaccagtggtccgatttgagtgattcttttagtatgttatagccttattatttaaaaatatcggtgtaataatattgttgctagacaggtaaatgtcattttataccgggtgtaacaagcatactgtgttcttttcttaaagttcggaacaccctgtgtattccagcatatataaaatattaaaattaaaactcgattgtagaattattctttcttaacattttcttttttgattaatttgcttgtgttggaaaataaaaaagttatgtgctttaacaactagccatgttttttatcaataaatcctcatagtaggggagaaaagtatgctaaatttgcaattactcgagcgttctttTGACCTGGAGTGGaatgtgaagagtgggtgctacaaccaaaaaaagttaagttttccatgaagtgtgggactctccatttttcaatttaattttccatttccaccaatcgtttttcccgattatagcgctatttatccataataggaaaaaatgttgcgaataaaagttgcttatttttacgccaaggatccaaatctgcaataaaaattgggggctcctatttaatattttaatgtaacgccccacctcacctccgtggggggtcgtgtttggtgccattcggtagatttttgaaaaatactgaataggcgtattttgcagttttacgatctgatgttcattccgcaaaatatcgcagggttcgtatttataatttttaatttaccccccacccctctccgtggggtgtcacgagcccccacggaggtggggtgggggatttaatttaaaatcataaataggagcccccaatttttattgcagatttggattctttacataaaaataagcaacttttattcgacatattttttcgaataatggatagatagcgctataatcggagaaaaattcATTCGTTTACCAGCAGTGGAAGTATACGGAtgtatgttttgatttgttttcttgtgtttacaagttttgttatttgttttgatttatgtgttGTGAATACTAGCTGTAAGTGTTTCAATTTTTATTACCATCATCACATCGACCTAGTTAATTTTTGCACATCTAACCTTGAAAATGACGTACACTTGTGAACATTGTCTTACACAATATTCTGACTCGGATAAATACAACCAGTTAAGATGTAATGGCGATTGCCAAAGAAACTTCTGTATGAAATGTACAAAATTAAACAAGACCATCACTAAAGCCCTATTGGACCAAAAGTCTTCTCACCTTAGATTCTTTTGTACCGTATGTGACTCTCcaagtttaaattatttaaatgacaaaattacaaatttatcaaaaaatcaaatacctttagagaactttgaggccttaattcaagttactaaaaaactaaatgacaatttgcctgttttcatcgagacttatgacctattaactaaaaatgacggcaaactggactatcttacgaaaaaaattgacgagatccacaaactaaacaacctgctgaatcctgagaaggttttaaaatctgtaaggcagatggaacatgacatttttaatatatcgtcagtttttttcggctcttcttcagatgagactatcaaggttgaaatccaagacacaaattcaactgagattaagttgggattagaaaggctctcttcaaatatcggtgaaatgtcaaatcaaatgagcagtcttacaaaaaatctatctaatataccaactaaaaaagagatattgaagaaaaatacatcttatgccaccgcaagtacccaaactgaagagcccCGACATCTCGAACCAAGTCCAGAGCAAAAGccaaaaattacagaagataaatgtcactttgtagttattagtaacttgacTCCAACGTACATTCCTATACAAGTTGTGCACTATATCAAAGAGAGGCTAGGCATTAAGGAATACATTAGATGTTACAcactccttaaagatgccgacacagcaactggctcttcgttcaaaataggtataaaatctagaacagctattaacctattatttaataaggaaatttggccacctggtgttaacatcaaatggtctatagaatcatccaattctgaaccaacgctttcatctgagtcacataagaatccgaagaatctcagaagtcctgttaccttggaaaatccaattaccaattctcgcaagaacaaagatgaagtagaaaacacaaacataagtacagacaagcaggccatcgaagtttgtaaatctaagaatccgttccattcgcctgtaaatttcattaagaaggatactttagaaccttcgataaatctggatcctttgaccccaccaagagttagattaaccagtaactcgaatagtcgatatcttctagccagattaagggaaccggatatcttaaaagccattaaacttcatcttgcttatctacacgaccaaccagcttcagtgttttacgatggatttaccaatacaagcgttaaactctttttggcttccgagggacttcccactaagactgaagatctacgacgaattctgctggaatttaacaatgcctatgggattggtccagatgaggtggaagctgatcttgatgcttacatatcctttctcacttctgaaagaattattcacctgcagaaatcaagggaatgtcaccgaaattactattccgctgcctctccaaaacgaaatttttaaacatcacgacgtgttctgagggactagaatcctcaaattgttttagtgataacaactttagcatggttctgattaatattcgttctataaggtacaaaactgatgaattatttttgttcctagaggaattaggatttcccccggtagttgcggttacagagcactggcttgaagtcaacgagcctttttttgtagaaaaatacaccacaattgctaggtatgatcgtccaagctcagcttacggaggcaccctaattctatctacgagcaatgatttttcttcggtaacaaaatatgactttctgctaagtgaagccttttttgagttttcgttaa is from Diabrotica virgifera virgifera chromosome 9, PGI_DIABVI_V3a and encodes:
- the LOC126891578 gene encoding 52 kDa repressor of the inhibitor of the protein kinase-like, producing the protein MANVETANKLGIELTCPRVAARQVHRPNHSTQTINEYYRKSIFLPYLDSLVQSLKDRFSDRNKPSFEIFNLHPKIMKDLSKEDFEKSINNINSTYCELLDNFKEQSILWFDLWKNTEIDAKALEKLNLIEVLEHEHACFLPSVAKAIQIALCLPPTTCTIERSFSTLKRVKTWIRNTMSNNRLSGLCLLSVHRRKIKENIENFMQKVIDLFAIDTRRIQLLFK